The Skermanella rosea sequence CCCGCCTGCGCTTGCTCTCGGATGCCGCCGATCCCGTCACCCGGACCTTTGACGCCCGGTACGTCCTCGACGGCGAGGCGGCGCGGGCGCCGCTGGGCGCCACCGTCACGGTATACCTGGAAGGGGCCGCAGCACCTGCCGCCGGCACGGTCCCGCTCGGCGCCGTCGCCGACCGGGGCGACGGGCCGGGCGTCTGGGTGCTAGACCCCGGCTCCGAGCCCGGCGGGGCGACCGTCTCGTTCCGGCCGGTCCGGATCGGCGCGGTCGGCGGGGAAACCGTCACCCTGGACGGCGGCGTCGGCGTCGGCGAGCGGGTCGTGGCGCTGGGCGGGCGCTTCCTCCACGAAGGGCAGCGCGTCCGCGTCGCCGAGGATCTCGCGGTGCTGCGATGACGGGCTTCAACCTTTCCGCCCTGGCGGTCCGCGAGCGCTCGGTCACCCTGTTCCTGATCGTCGCGATCATCCTTGCCGGGGGCTACGCCTTCGTGAAGCTGGGACGCGCCGAGGACCCCGTCTTCACGATCAAGGTGCTGACGGTTTCGGCGATCTGGCCCGGAGCGACCGCCCGGGAGATGCAGGACCTCGTCGCCGATCCGCTGGAGAAGCGCCTTCAGGAGCTTCGCTGGTACGACCGCGTCGAGACCTTCACCCGTCCCGGCCTGGCCTTCATGACGGTCACGCTGAGGGACGACACGCCTCCGTCCGAGGTGCCGGCCGAATTCTACCAGGCCCGCAAAAAGCTGGACGACGAGGCCCGCAACCTTCCGCAGGGCGTCCTGGGGCCCTTCGTCAACGACGAGTTCTCGGACGTGACGTTCGCCCTCTTCGCGGTCCAGGCGCCCGACATGCCGCCGCGGCTGCTGACGCGGGAGGCCGAACGGCTCCGCCAGCGGCTTCTGCAAGTGGCGGGGGTCAAGAAGGTGAACATCCTGGGCGAGCGTCCGGAACGGATCTTCGTCGAGTTCTCCCACGCGAGGCTGGCGACCCTCGGCATCGGGGCCAGGGACATCTTCGACGCGCTCCAGCGCCGGAACGCGGTCACGCCGGCCGGATCGATCGAGACCGACGGGCCGCAGGTCTTCGTCCGGCTCGACGGCGCCTACGACGACCTGCAGGAGATCCGCGACACGCCGATCGTCTCCGGCGGGCGCGTGCTGAAGCTGTCCGACATCGCCTCGGTCGAGCGCGGCTACGAGGACCCGGCCACCTTCCTGATCCGCCACGGCGGCGAGCCGGCCCTGATGCTCGGCGTCGTCATGCAGGACGGCTGGAACGGCCTGGAACTGGGCGCGGCGCTGGAGTCGGAGCGGGCGCGGATCTCGGCGGAGCTGCCGGCCGGCCTCGCGCTCACGAAGATCACGGACCAGGCGGTCAATATCCGCGAGTCCGTGGACGAGTTCATGCTCAAGTTCTTCGCGGCGCTGGGCGTGGTCATGGCGGTCAGCCTCGCCAGCCTGGGGTGGCGGGTCGGCATCGTGGTCGCGGCGGCGGTGCCGCTGACGCTGGCGATCGTCTTCGTGGTCATGCTCGACACCGGGCGGGCGTTCGACCGGATCACGCTGGGCGCCCTGATCGTGGCGCTCGGCCTGCTGGTGGACGACGCGATCATCGCGATCGAGATGATGGTGGTGAAGCTGGAGGAGGGCTTCGAGCGCGCCAAGGCCGCCGCCTATGCCTGGAGCCATACCGCCGCCCCCATGCTGTCGGGCACGCTCATCACCGTCATCGGCTTCACGCCGGTCGGGTTCGCCAGGTCGACCGCGGGCGAGTATGCCGGCAACATCTTCTGGATCGTCGGGTTCGCCCTGGTCGCGTCCTGGTTCGTCGCGGTGATCTTCACCCCCTATCTCGGGGTCAGGCTGCTGCCCGACATCAAGCCGGTTCCGGGCGGGCACGCGGCGATCTACGCGACGCCCAACTACCGCCGGCTGCGCCGGATCGTGGGATGGTCGGTCCGCCGCAAGTTCCCCGTCGCGGGCGCGGTGGTCGGCCTGCTGGTCCTGTCCGGGCTGGGCCTGGGCACGGTCAAGCAGCAGTTCTTCCCGGCCTCCGACCGGCCGGAGGTGCTGGTCGAGGTGCAGATGCCGGAAGGGACCGGCATCGCCGCCACGTCGGCCGCGACGGCCAAGGTCGAGGCCTGGCTGAAGCTCCAGCCGGAGGCGGAGATCGTCACCAGCTACATCGGCCAGGGCGCCGCCCGGTTCTTCCTGTCCTACAGCCCGGAACTGCCCGATCCGTCCTTCGCCAAGCTGGTCGTGCTGACCCCCGACGCGGAGGCGCGCGACCGCCTCAAGCTCCGCCTGCGCCAGCGGATCGCGGAGGGGCTGGCCCCGGAGGCGCGGCTGCGGGTGACCCAGCTGGTGTTCGGCCCCTATTCCCGCTTCATGGTCAATTTCCGGGTGATGGGTCCCGATCCGGCGCGGCTCCGCGCCATCGCCGACGAGGTCCAGGCGGTGATGCGGGCCAATCCCCACACAAGGCAGGTCAACCAGGACTGGGGCGATCGCGCGCCGACGGTGCATTTCGTCCTGGACCAGGACCGCCTGGGCCTGATCGGCCTGACGCCCCGGGACGTGGGCGAGCAGCTCCGGTTCCTGCTGGCCGGCGTGCCGGTGACCCAGGTCCGGGACGGCATCCGCGCGGTCGAGGTGGTCGCCCGCAGCGCCGGCCCGGAACGCCTGGACCCGTCCAGGCTCGGCGAGCTGACCCTGACCGCGCGCGACGGCCGGCCGGTCCCGCTCTCCCAGGTCGGCCGCGTCGAGATCCGGCCGGAGGACCCGATCCTGAAGCGCCGCGACCGCACGCCCACCATCACCGTCCAGGCCGACATCGACGAGACCCTGCAGCCGCCCGAGGTCTCGCTGGAGATCCTGGAAGCGCTGGCGCCGCTGACGGCGCGGCTGCCCGACGGCTACCGGATCGAGGCGGGCGGCAACATCGAGGACGCGGGCAAGGCCAACGCGGCGCTGCTCCCGCTGTTCCCGGTCATGATCCTGCTGACCCTGCTGGTCCTCGTCGTGCAGACCCGGTCGCTGTCGGCGACCGCCATGGTGTTCCTGACGGCGCCGCTGGGGCTGGTCGGCGCCGTGCCGGCCCTGCTGCTGTTCCAGCAGCCCTTCGGCTTCAACGCGATCCTGGGGCTGATCGGGCTGTCCGGCATCCTGATGCGCAACACGCTGATCCTGATCGGCCAGATCCACGCCAACCAGCGGGACGGGCAGGATCCCTACACCGCCGTGGTCGAGGCGACCGTCCAGCGCGCCCGGCCGGTGATCCTGACGGCGCTGGCCGCCGTGCTGGCCTTCATCCCGCTGACCACCTCGGTCTTCTGGGGCTCGATGGCCTATACCCTGATCGGCGGCACGGCGGCCGGCACGGTGCTGACCCTGGTGTTCCTGCCGACCCTCTACGCGATCTGGTTCCGGGTCCGCGCCGGCGAGGCTCCCGCCGCGCCGCGGGCGACGCCGGATGACCTCATCCCGGGGTTGACGGTCTCCGGCTCGCGCCATAGCGTCGTCTGACAAGCCGCGACAAGAAGGCGGCGGAGGGGGAAAGAGCATGCATATCCTTATCATCGGCGCGGCCGGCATGGTCGGCCGCAAACTGGCCGGGCGCCTGGCGGTTGACGGCCAACTCGGGGGGAAGGGCGTGGACGTCTTGACCCTG is a genomic window containing:
- a CDS encoding efflux RND transporter permease subunit translates to MTGFNLSALAVRERSVTLFLIVAIILAGGYAFVKLGRAEDPVFTIKVLTVSAIWPGATAREMQDLVADPLEKRLQELRWYDRVETFTRPGLAFMTVTLRDDTPPSEVPAEFYQARKKLDDEARNLPQGVLGPFVNDEFSDVTFALFAVQAPDMPPRLLTREAERLRQRLLQVAGVKKVNILGERPERIFVEFSHARLATLGIGARDIFDALQRRNAVTPAGSIETDGPQVFVRLDGAYDDLQEIRDTPIVSGGRVLKLSDIASVERGYEDPATFLIRHGGEPALMLGVVMQDGWNGLELGAALESERARISAELPAGLALTKITDQAVNIRESVDEFMLKFFAALGVVMAVSLASLGWRVGIVVAAAVPLTLAIVFVVMLDTGRAFDRITLGALIVALGLLVDDAIIAIEMMVVKLEEGFERAKAAAYAWSHTAAPMLSGTLITVIGFTPVGFARSTAGEYAGNIFWIVGFALVASWFVAVIFTPYLGVRLLPDIKPVPGGHAAIYATPNYRRLRRIVGWSVRRKFPVAGAVVGLLVLSGLGLGTVKQQFFPASDRPEVLVEVQMPEGTGIAATSAATAKVEAWLKLQPEAEIVTSYIGQGAARFFLSYSPELPDPSFAKLVVLTPDAEARDRLKLRLRQRIAEGLAPEARLRVTQLVFGPYSRFMVNFRVMGPDPARLRAIADEVQAVMRANPHTRQVNQDWGDRAPTVHFVLDQDRLGLIGLTPRDVGEQLRFLLAGVPVTQVRDGIRAVEVVARSAGPERLDPSRLGELTLTARDGRPVPLSQVGRVEIRPEDPILKRRDRTPTITVQADIDETLQPPEVSLEILEALAPLTARLPDGYRIEAGGNIEDAGKANAALLPLFPVMILLTLLVLVVQTRSLSATAMVFLTAPLGLVGAVPALLLFQQPFGFNAILGLIGLSGILMRNTLILIGQIHANQRDGQDPYTAVVEATVQRARPVILTALAAVLAFIPLTTSVFWGSMAYTLIGGTAAGTVLTLVFLPTLYAIWFRVRAGEAPAAPRATPDDLIPGLTVSGSRHSVV